From the genome of Pirellulales bacterium, one region includes:
- a CDS encoding tetratricopeptide repeat protein, translating into MTSASVGARGSGQARTRRGQAAHLSWSIGRLVLASLVLTSCCGCRLPVYGGSKSRSVLTSRQLSQQGASALYRQDWTTAEKLFARAVEACPQDVDARRQYAETLWHRGARTEATAQLAEAVKEAPEDARLLDRLAEFHLVAGQLAEARHDAELAIDLEPKSADAWMVRGRIMRQLGDNRQALADLHRALSYDPRNTAILHELARTYLAIGEPDRALANLHSVLEQHAPGDEPAQLMFETGLAYAGLHRFDEAVESYHHAIARDQGNPEILYCLSEAEMARGNTAEARIALEQAAARDPGNPRYQELMARLPGRGPAQSR; encoded by the coding sequence ATGACATCCGCATCCGTGGGGGCACGTGGATCGGGCCAGGCGCGCACGCGCCGCGGCCAGGCTGCGCACTTAAGCTGGTCGATCGGACGGCTGGTGCTAGCGAGCCTGGTTCTGACGTCCTGCTGCGGTTGCCGCCTTCCCGTGTATGGCGGATCGAAGTCGCGCTCGGTGCTGACTTCGCGACAGCTTTCGCAGCAAGGGGCAAGTGCCCTGTACCGCCAGGATTGGACCACGGCCGAAAAGCTCTTTGCCCGCGCCGTCGAGGCTTGCCCTCAGGACGTCGATGCCCGGCGACAGTACGCCGAGACATTGTGGCATCGTGGGGCCCGGACCGAAGCCACTGCTCAGCTCGCCGAAGCCGTGAAAGAAGCCCCGGAAGACGCGCGACTCTTGGATCGGCTGGCCGAATTCCACTTAGTGGCAGGACAGTTGGCCGAAGCGCGGCATGACGCGGAATTGGCCATCGATCTGGAACCGAAATCGGCCGACGCCTGGATGGTCCGTGGCCGCATCATGCGCCAGTTGGGAGACAATCGTCAGGCGCTGGCCGACCTGCACCGCGCGCTGAGCTACGATCCCCGCAATACGGCGATCCTGCACGAGCTGGCCCGAACTTATCTCGCTATTGGCGAGCCCGACCGCGCGCTGGCGAACCTCCATTCGGTGCTCGAACAGCACGCCCCCGGCGACGAGCCTGCGCAGCTGATGTTCGAAACCGGTCTGGCCTACGCGGGCCTGCATCGCTTCGACGAGGCCGTGGAAAGTTATCATCACGCGATCGCGCGCGACCAAGGCAATCCGGAGATCCTCTACTGTCTGAGCGAGGCGGAAATGGCGCGCGGCAACACCGCCGAGGCACGCATCGCGCTCGAACAGGCCGCCGCTCGCGATCCTGGCAATCCACGCTACCAGGAGCTGATGGCTCGTTTGCCGGGCCGAGGCCCCGCGCAGTCACGATAA
- a CDS encoding ABC transporter permease, with amino-acid sequence MSAPRRPRLYIWRAAYVGALLVLLSTAWQVLTGTQTVTDTGELARFGILAFQLLAPLQLAVSLFFAALSSAGAVAAEKDRRTLDLLLLTRISNVELVLGKLFASLLSIVSLVLAALPLFMLVTLLGGVSFEQVARVEAVALASAVTAGSLGTLLAFWREKTFQALATTLLAIVLWLGIGEALAAGAFGSELWGAPTGTWATLISPWRATLSAAQPFLERNAGALSLLGRAVPAELFVLTATGLTLLLNGIAIGMVRVWNPSREARPATLEEDERAPQSAGGEHHWRLGEAHAAAASAPAINTAKDPSRQHGRTRRVWDNPILWREVRTWAYGRKMLLLRLAYLLVFAASAAGLYWTIHAQRAPAMATVALPIVPLFVLSLALVNVQAVTALTAERDARALDILLVTDITPREFILGKLAGALYNTKEMVLLPMVLCAYLAFARQVSVENLVYLLGGWLVMVGFVTMLGVHCGMNYVNSRAAIAVSVGTVFFLFIGVATCMRIMVAFSGSFQFQLQPFLAFMVGGGIGLLVALGWRNASSAIWIAAFALPFLTFYALTSFLLNYTLAVLLVVAGAYGFATAAMLVPAIYEFDVATGRTTGDEG; translated from the coding sequence ATGAGCGCGCCTCGCCGGCCGAGACTTTATATCTGGCGCGCGGCGTACGTGGGGGCGCTGCTCGTGCTATTGAGCACGGCCTGGCAAGTTCTCACCGGCACGCAAACGGTGACCGATACGGGCGAATTGGCCCGCTTCGGCATCCTGGCGTTTCAGTTGCTGGCGCCGCTGCAGTTGGCCGTCTCTTTATTCTTCGCCGCGCTGTCGTCTGCCGGGGCCGTGGCGGCGGAAAAAGATCGGCGCACGCTCGACTTATTGCTGCTGACGAGAATCTCGAACGTCGAGCTGGTGCTCGGCAAGCTGTTCGCCAGTTTGCTGTCGATCGTCTCGCTGGTCCTGGCCGCTTTGCCGCTGTTCATGCTGGTTACCTTGTTGGGAGGCGTGTCGTTCGAGCAGGTGGCGCGCGTCGAGGCCGTGGCACTGGCCAGCGCCGTCACCGCGGGCAGCTTGGGCACGCTTCTGGCCTTTTGGCGCGAAAAAACATTCCAGGCCTTGGCCACCACGCTCTTGGCCATTGTCCTCTGGTTGGGAATCGGCGAAGCCCTGGCAGCGGGCGCTTTCGGCAGCGAGTTGTGGGGAGCGCCGACCGGCACTTGGGCGACGCTGATCAGCCCTTGGCGCGCCACGCTGTCGGCGGCACAACCCTTTCTTGAGAGGAATGCGGGCGCGCTATCGCTCTTGGGGCGTGCTGTGCCCGCCGAATTATTCGTGCTCACGGCGACCGGTCTGACGCTTCTGCTCAACGGCATCGCCATCGGCATGGTGCGCGTGTGGAACCCCTCGCGCGAAGCTCGGCCGGCGACGCTCGAAGAGGACGAGCGAGCGCCGCAATCGGCTGGTGGCGAGCATCACTGGCGACTGGGCGAAGCTCATGCGGCCGCCGCGTCGGCACCAGCCATCAATACCGCCAAAGATCCATCGCGGCAGCACGGCCGGACGCGGCGCGTGTGGGACAATCCGATTCTGTGGCGCGAAGTCCGCACCTGGGCCTATGGCCGCAAGATGCTGTTGCTCAGGCTGGCCTACCTGCTTGTGTTCGCGGCGTCGGCGGCGGGGCTGTATTGGACAATTCACGCCCAGCGCGCGCCAGCGATGGCCACGGTCGCGCTACCGATCGTGCCGCTATTCGTGCTCAGCCTGGCGCTTGTGAACGTGCAGGCGGTCACGGCGCTGACGGCCGAGCGCGACGCGCGGGCGCTCGACATACTGCTCGTCACTGATATCACGCCGCGCGAGTTCATCCTCGGCAAGCTGGCGGGCGCTCTGTACAACACCAAGGAAATGGTGCTGTTGCCGATGGTGCTGTGCGCGTACCTGGCCTTTGCGCGCCAGGTGAGCGTCGAGAATCTGGTTTATCTGCTCGGTGGCTGGCTGGTGATGGTCGGTTTCGTCACCATGCTGGGCGTGCATTGTGGCATGAATTACGTCAACAGCCGCGCGGCGATCGCCGTAAGCGTGGGCACCGTCTTCTTCCTGTTCATCGGCGTCGCCACGTGCATGCGCATCATGGTGGCCTTCAGCGGCTCGTTCCAATTCCAGTTGCAGCCGTTTTTGGCGTTCATGGTCGGCGGCGGCATCGGCTTACTGGTGGCGCTGGGCTGGCGCAATGCGTCGAGCGCCATCTGGATCGCGGCCTTTGCGCTGCCGTTTTTGACGTTCTACGCGCTGACCAGCTTCCTGTTGAATTACACGCTGGCCGTGTTGCTGGTCGTGGCCGGAGCCTACGGCTTTGCCACGGCGGCGATGCTGGTGCCGGCGATCTACGAGTTCGACGTCGCCACGGGACGGACAACCGGCGACGAGGGCTGA
- a CDS encoding histidine triad nucleotide-binding protein, protein MHAKTIFKRIIDGEIPADIVYQDEHCLAFRDISPQAPTHILVIPKREIPSLADLDEDDAQLAGHLLLTAARIARDGKLTGGYRVVINCGPDAGQSVDHLHLHLLAGRPLAWPPG, encoded by the coding sequence ATGCACGCGAAAACGATCTTCAAGCGCATCATCGACGGCGAGATCCCGGCCGACATCGTCTACCAGGATGAGCACTGCCTGGCCTTTCGCGATATCTCGCCGCAGGCGCCTACCCACATCCTGGTGATCCCCAAGCGCGAAATCCCTTCGCTGGCCGACCTGGACGAAGACGATGCGCAGCTGGCCGGGCACTTGCTGCTGACCGCCGCCCGCATCGCGCGCGACGGCAAGCTAACGGGCGGATATCGCGTGGTGATCAACTGCGGACCGGACGCCGGCCAGTCGGTCGATCATTTGCACCTGCACCTGCTCGCCGGCCGACCGCTGGCGTGGCCGCCAGGGTAG